In Dermacentor silvarum isolate Dsil-2018 chromosome 10, BIME_Dsil_1.4, whole genome shotgun sequence, the genomic stretch TTCCCCGCTCTCCACACTAATTTATTGCAAAATGTCGAAACTCGTATAATCAGGATTCCACTGCACGTCAGCACATAGAGTTTCGACATTTCAAATTGATGTGTTCAATACAGCTCGAATAAGAGACAGTGTGCAGAAGAGCAAGTCTCCATTACCTTCCAAGTTGCAGCATTCCTACGGAAGTAGCAGAAGGTATTCTGGAACCAGTTGTAGATCTCATTCAGCGTTAACTGCTTATCAGGAGATTCAATTATGGCCTGAAATTAGAACAATTCAAAACGCTGTAATGTTTATGGCTCCTAAGAGTGCATGCAGCTatttataaaaacaaatcaccAGAAAAACTACGCTCAACACTGCCTGTTTTCTGCAAAACCCTCCACTGAAAATGACGAAAGAATGGTTAAATGCACAGGGTTGCCGAAATAATCTTGCGCAATGCGCGGTATTAATTACTCTGCGATGCCTTGGCTCTATGAAAAAGTTACAAAGCACTTCTCGAAGTTAGGACACAAATTTTCTGCAGGAGTACATTCTGTGAAACCCAAATCTCATTATGCGTAAACAAACAGCTATTTAAATATTGCTACAGAAATAATTTAACAGTGCCTTTCAGCACATTATTCGACGCGTCATACAGTTACATCTTATAGCCATAAGTTAGGCAGCAAACAACTGCGTACTATGTGTCAGAGCGCTACTACTGTGAACCAAGCTTATGTTGACCAAACTCACCTGCCGAATGAGAGAGGCATATGTGAAGGGAGGCCGAACGTCCGCAGACTTGTAAAACTCTCGATTTCGCTGGATCTCTGGGGAACAATGAAGAACAAATATACAAATTACTGCAAATCAACCAATGCTTCCACGGGAGCATGCTTTCCCTCCAATATCAGTCGTACGCTAAACTATGGCCGCATGGGATGACTGTCATTGCGTGTCACATTTACAACTGTTTGTAACTGTAGACTGGGCAAAGCCAATTTTAATACCTAACCAGACTGGCATTAAGGACACGGTATCACTAGGTCTATAATTGTTACATGGCCTTAGTGAAATACAAGAAGGAATGTTGCTGGAGCCAACGCTTCGACAAAGGGACTCGGCTTccgcgacattccttgttcgatcACTGCTCATCACTTAAAGCCttcatcttcctgtgaacttctgtATTGTTTAGAGAGATACAGAAATTTACGCAGTATAAGAGGAGCAACTTTTGCTGTGGTGGCCTAATAGGTAGCATGAGAGAGAAGGTGCCAGAGAGATGAGAAAAATAAAGATTGCGCGTGAGCGAGAAATCAGACAAGAAGCTATTCACATGACTCACCTTCGGTGATATCCAAGTTAGCTCTCTCCGCCACCCTACGTCGTATGGGGGAGTCGGGTAATGATGCGATTTCCATACCTgcgagataaagagagagaacaTTTGATGCTTATACTTGTTTCCAAGCCACAAGACACACACCAACAATTTAATATACAAACAGGCTTGGGCTAGACGTCTTAGCACCGCTGAACTGCTATATCTCCCACATGCAGATGGTCACGAAATGACGGACTGGGTACACGAAAAACGTTCTTGAACAGAATGAAAACTTCACATGGCTAGTTGAGCATGATCTGAACATCTGGAATAACGAATACGTAAAGAATACAGATATAACGAAATATCGCTTATAAAGAAGTAAATATACAACTTGCGCATTTATTTCACCGGGATGAACgcatgcttataacaaatattggataTGGCGAAAGTAATTCAGTGTCGGATCTGTACTTCTGCCTTGTCTTTTAGTTTTCTGTAGTTTCACCTTTTTCTGCACAATTTGCTGCAAATTTTCCGACTGCttaccgtactttccggtgtataagacgcgtttttttttcagaatttttcgtcggtgtGTCTTATAGAACGGCGCGActtaaataagttttttttttccgggaaaactgccatcaaaatcggattcgatgttatggccacgcgaagcgcacTGGTTGACGTAATTGCCACGtattctgtgcgcgctatcgaggtgtccggttcttctcgtgatcgagttcccgagcgccgtgtgagaaggacggagcagcaacgcaagcggcggccgGCCGACCGCGAGTCGGTCGACCACGAATTCGTCgtatctgcagatcgctgtcaagatacggcgcgcgctgctgcgcaaactacgcagttgctatcAGAATACAACCCCcgctccctccccgcgctgccttcccgctttcctcccttgtgcgcgattcggctcaccgtcggacgctttcactcgcacacacagcgtatggcgcgcggggacgatgttattgctctttatcgcccttggactttctacggaccatcgcggcaaccacgacggcagaaatgtgcctggagcgacaatatatggcacccatacgcttgcgcgtgacccgcgttcaggGAACGAAACGTCACGATTTTTTttatcgcttaccgaacgaagaggtgcgtcttatacaccggtgcgacttatatacgttttttttttcggaaaagctgccggtttgaggggggtgcgtcttatacaacgGTACGACTTATaaaccggaaaatacggtacttttCTTGTACTCGAACCTTGATATAATGAACACGGATACAACGAATTATCGAATATAACCAAGTAAATATAAAATTCGCGAATTTCTTTATAAACGTAACGAGATCCTAATAAGGTTATACAGTAGTTCGTTATAACGAGTTTCGACTCCTACACGGTATACGAATGTAATTACTACCACATTGATGCCACGCTCTAGGGCACGGACCAAGCCAAGCTTTAGGCCTTTTCACATTGCTCCAGATATTTGACAGGCATTGAAGCGAGCTGAATCAAAACGTCACgagccatggttgcttagtggctatggtgttgggctgctacgcgcgatgtcgcgggatcgaatcccagccacggtggccgcatttagatgggagcgaaatgcaaaacacaaccgtgtacttcgatttaggtgcacgttaaagatctccaggtggtccaaattattccggagtcctccactacggcgtgcctcatggtCTGATTTGATCGGGgatttggcacgcaaaaccccataatttaattaatttcacTCGAAACGTCGTAAAAGACTCACCCGAGAGCGGAGATACGCCCTTGTCGCTCAGCCTGCGCCGAATGGGTCCCGAGCCCGGTGGCTGGGTGGATGAGGGCAGCCCGAGCAGCCGGCTCGTCATGAGCGGGCTGCTCATCGCCAGGGGCGGCGGGCTCGGGCTGATGGGCAGCAGCGCCTGAGGTGAGGACGTCGCTGGCTTGGGGGTCGACGACAACAGCTGCAGGCACACAGACGAGGACGAGGGAGGAGGGGAGCAGCTCGCAAAAGGCTGCCGGAAAGAGACTCGCACGCGTCAGTAAACCGATCCACTCGAGGCGGCATTTACTTCCCCGAGCAGGGTGGCGCCTTTAACGCCGCCACTCTACAGGAGGTGTACGCGCACCGCCACACACAAATACGCAtacaacaaaacaaaatgaaacaaACTCAAGAAGAAAACACAAAGCATACTTGATTGTAACTGTTTATCAAATCTCCACATGTCTTAGGCATCGTGGAGATGTCTACACCAACGTACTCTAGCCTTAACTAAAGCTGGAACAAAATTGTTATTCCAGAAAGAATAAGAACGCTTGTCGACATTGTGTCGCTATTATACTGAGGGAATAAAAAGGTATTGGGACTATGACACCAGGGCCCCAGATACTACCTGCGCATTGTCACGCAAATTTCCTAAAAGCATGAATGcggaaataaacaaacaaatgtaCAGGTCAATCTGTCAATGCAGCTTCATTTCTGAAGCTTGCTGTCAAAAACACTAATTACCATATTGACGCCACAGATGTAATTCGTTACCTGATCAAATGAAAATCCTTCTCCTTGGGGAAAAAAACCACAACAAAAATTTCAGCAGGAAACAGATTCGAACGTTACATGATAGTGTTATGAAATGATCTTCAGTAGGTTCAAGCCAACCGAAGATCATTGTTTCATTTTCGGTAATATATTGCATTTGGTGAAGCATGCGGCTCAGCGGGGGATAAATGACGAGCACGCGAAGAATAGCTGTAGTTTATTACAGCATAAGTGAACTGAAAGAAAATGTGTATTGGCACTCGCATGAAAGTGAAACGTGACAGGGATCATTGGTATACGTTTTCACGCGAACGCGTTTTCACGCGTTTTCCGCACGTGCATGAGAGTGGCACCATCATAAATTTTCAATTTTATGGTCAATTCCACTGCAAGAAAACCTAACTGAAAGTTCTACGCCCTCGAATTGAGATTGTGACAGGAATATCGAGAAACTTTCCTAGTTCTTTTTATTAGTTTATTTATTGTATTTCTACCTTCAGGGCTTTATAGCATTGCACAGAGGTGCAGGCACCAGTTcaatataaaacaaaataaagaaacgcagttgaaaataaagagaaataattatacagaataaaaaaaaaaactgatcggAGCTAGACATGATAAATTGTGTGACAAGAACGTGCTCGATGTTCAGTCGGAATTGAGAAAACGAGTGCGTGCGAATTTGGGCACTTCACAAGGAAGTCCCTACTGCTGATACTTTAACTTAAGGTGGCAGCATATTACGCGGAAAGGAAGTGCGGACAAGTCCACTCACCGAGTCCTTGTTGCCAGAGCCAGATGGGCTGCCGTTGGGCGGCTTCATGTGGAGGTGCGCCATCATGGACTGGAGCCGGTCTCGCTCCTTGTCGAGCTGCAGTTCCAGCTGGGAAACTACCTGCATCTGTACCCTGGCTTGCGCTGTGCTTCGATCATCCAGCTGGTGTTCAGTGTTCAAGTGTCTGCAAGCGGaaggcaatgcaaaaaaaaaaggaaatgaacaACCTTAGGCATCGACTTTCACGTCTCCGTGGCCACACAGAGTTCCTCCATAACTCTGAAGCCGAGCTAGGCTCGTTCGCGAGAACCCACAAGCCAGCGAACTGAAGAAGCACATTTCAGTGAACAATACAGAGAGTCGTGACGATCTTCGCACTTGTCCCCTTTATGGCGCCGTTTGCTGCAGGTATCTGCCGCAGTACGCCTGACAATATTCTGTTTACTAATTAAGCCCATAGGTCTAACTTCAAGGGGTTAGAATTCTTAAGGGGTTAGAAAGAGTGGGCGCAAGGAAACAGGTAAGAGTGACCGTAAGACAAGCAGTGTAAAGCCGTAAAGAGAGCTCCTTGCGTACCCCGTTGTGCAGTCACTATTAGCTGTAGTAGTTCAGGTCCAGTTAATTGACCAGAAGACTCGCAGACAAATCCTCGTCCTTGAGACAAACGCGCATAAACGAAGAAAATAATCTAGAGGTGAGGGTATTTTCTCTCCAAGACTTTACCGACGCCAAAGGTCTTTGGAAAGATCAGGCGAGGGCTAGAGTAACGACAGGCAAGACGCGACTCACTTTACAAAGGCCTGGTAGTCTTCACACTCGGCGTCGCACCCTGGCCACTTGCAGACGCCGTGGCCATAGAGCGCGTGCCCGCTGTTGGCACCACTGGCACCGGAAGACCTCTCCTCCTTCCCCAACTGCTGCTGGAACGTGGACGGCGACGAAGACGCGGAGCCCGCCTCGTTGGGCCCGTGGCACAGGGAACCCGCCGAGGAGGCCGAGTGGTGCTGCTGAAGCTGCTGCTGGTGGTGGGACGACTGGAGTCCCTGGAGGGCGCTCTGCAGCACCGTATTGTTGCCGTTGACGAGCCGCGTGCCCGAGGACTGCGAGGTGGGCGGATGCTGGGCCGTGGGCATGCCCAGTGGCGGGGGAGGACCCGGAGGCgcgtgctgctgctgttgctgctgctgctgctgttgagactgctgctgctgctgctgctgttgctgatgctGTGCAgctacggcggcggcggcggcggccgagcccaGGAGGCCGTTGAGGCCCTTGAGCGGCCCGCCGTCGACGTCCAGGCCCGAGGCGACGCCGTCCTTCCAGAGCCCTTGCAGGTCCGTGTTCAGGGCTACGAAGGCGAAACGCGGTTAGGTCTCGGTACCACGCCGTGAGTATACAGCTTCGCGAAACATGTGATCACGAACGAAGTCGGGACGCAGCTTGTTCGGAAGCATAAGACAACGCGCGAAGCACGCGATAAAGAGCGATACGCAGCCAGCGTCATGGTCGGTTAGCCATTGAGGTGTCTTTTAAACCGAAGCGTCTTCCTTCGGTTTGTTGTCTAGACACGGACTGGGAGTTgttgactctctctctctctcttgttgtcTGCTGAGAACTAGATGCGAACGACAGTGTAATCTGTGGCAGATGCCCCGTGCAAGTAACCATTCCTTGAGCCCTTTGTCAGATGACATAgatctttcaaaaaaaaaaaaagttctcgttGCGAAGTTGGTAGATGCTCTGCTCTGTGAACTCCACTTCAAGCCTATTTCCGGCGGCGTTAACTTGCGAAAAGGATTGCAGCTCATTTCTTGGAAAATAAGCGCGAACTCGGTTCTCGTCTTTCTTGGAGGGAGGTTGGGCTGAATGTCATTCCATACGAAGTATGCAACGCAGGGTCACTGATGATCATTAGATGTTGGTTTCTCAGATGGATGAAAGTTTGTAGAcagaaaagtaaaataaaatatgcAGTTAGCTTATACCTACAACATGACTGCCAACTTTCGCAAGACGTTTATCGTTAATTTGGCACAATTTAGTTTCTTCAATCTAGCGGGAGTGTTGGCAAATGTCATGCAACGGTTTAACAGTGTGTATCAGCCTTAAATACACTGTAGATAATTGCCCAGACAGCGAGTTTCCGATGTGTGGAGCGCAATTTCTACCAAATTTCGATAAGATATATGTTCCCACTACCACTACAGGGCAGCCCAAGGCAATTGAGGCAGTACAAACAATACGAAAAACCGCAGTGTCTGACTGTCGGCATACATTCTTAAACGTGTCGTGCTCAACTTTTTCATATTGAGGTGGCCAACTATAAGGTTGCTGCCTTTCAAGCTGCCGAGAAAGTTTAAGAACAACGAAGCAAGTACATGTGACAGTAGATCGCGGCGTTTACGTCCTGTATCTTTCCCTCAACGCCAGCCGGAGTACAGGACACCGCAAAAAATTTTGCAGTTGTTCCGGCAGTTATCCTTCATCCTTTTTTTCCCCCCAGGATGACACACAGAGAGAGGAATCAGTTTTGATTACGCTGCCAGAAAGGAGGCGCAAAGTATCAGAAACAAGCAAGCCAAGCACTGTTTGCCAGGAGGCACGTCGGTCGGGAGACGCCGCGATCCTGATCATCGGGGATGTTGCCGCCGCCGGCCACGCGTGTTGATGCGTGTCAACACCGTGATTGCGACGCCAGGCGCGACAACCGGCGTTGACGGACACGACGCACAAACGAAACGGAATGCCGCCATTGTTTGCCCCGGCGCAACGACCGCGTCCACCAATCACAACGCAGACGCGAAGCTTGTCGCCGCTCGAAGGGCTCACCGCATCTATCCCGCTACCCTTATCTGACGGCCGAATCTTGTCTGCACAGCGCGGTTTGCTCCACTTGTTTATCGCGGCCGCTATAGGTTGAACAACGTCTGCATCGTACCCACGGACGTCGTGAGGTGCGTGTGTGTGACCGCGCAGCGTCTCACTACGCTCAACGTTCATATTTTTCTCTCGCTCCCGCACAAACGGGACAGTCTTCCGAATCGCGACAGACGAAGCGAGTCCCTAATAACGAACGCCGATATATTTCTTTCGCATTACTTTCGCACTATTTGTACGTTGTTACTACATCTTTCGTGCACTTTCCGCTCACACAGGAACCCGCTTCCCCAAGTTCTGACCGTTTATCCCAGGCTCCTCGCCTTTCTGCCCAACGTCCCATTTAGTTTTGGCTCTATCTGTCTCCTTCGTAGCTCTCGCTTTACTTAGCATTCCGCTTAGTTTCTCCGGAGACGTTTAGAGCAACACCTTTCACCTTTTTCCCCACACCCCACATTCCCAACTGGCATCGTAACAGGGAAGGCGCCACACAGACGCGCAACGCGACGCTTCCCTTTTTTCCCCCGCCGTCTACGATCCGTTGGACACTCTTCCTTTTTGTTAACCTCAGTTCCCCAAGCCACCGCATCAGCGtcaaccttttctttcttttttttctttcctaccCGCGTCCGTACACCTGACGCCGCGTCACTTGTTTCCCCATTTCCTGCTCCCGCTAAGCCAGGCGGGGCCAGGTAGGCCACGCCAACGgcgacgcgaaaaaaaaaaaaaaaaagacgctctGGGATACGTATACCTGCGACAGTATACGGGCAAGCTTTCGTATTGTGTGTACGTGATTGGCGGTGATTGCGGCGTGCCCGCGCGCCCCagacaagaaagagagagagagtaacgGTGCACCCACGCAACCAGCTACGTGATCGCCCATGTCCTTTCCCTTCAGCCGAGTGCCTCTCTCCCCATTTCTATCTCCCGCGTGGGGACGAAATGGGCAACGCGGGCTTGCACAACAGTCACGGAGGTGGTTTTTCCCTCcacggcgtgcgtgcgtgcgtgcatgtgtgtgcgggCGGCTAGACGCCTGCGGGggttcgttcttttctttttttttctatcgttCATAGCCTAGAAACTAAACTCTCCACCCAGGACGACCCATCTCTTCGCCCGTCCGTCTGTCCATCCAAACGGGGTGTGGTTCTAGCCCCGAACGCCGATGCCGATCCGTTTACCGCCACCTTCTATAGTCTGTCCCCACGAGCCAttttcttccctttctttctttctgtctcggCTACGCTGACAGCGAGATAGCGTTTTTGTCCCTGCTTTATCGTTTTGTTGGGTGCGCATGTCTGTGCCGTACGTGAATGCTATATAGCATGGAAGGAAGGAGAAAGAGGAAATAATTTGGATCCCTTTGCTATGGGCGCGACCTCTTTcctttgattttcttttttttttcatgttttgtgGCTACGTCGAAAACAAGGGAGGATGGGAAGGAGGAGACCTCTACACGTGCGTCGCGCCCCGATAGTTTCATCGAACGGCGTCGACGCAAGCCGTGCCTACACCACAGCACCGATACGTGTACAGGTATATGATAGCGGGGGAAAAAACCGTTACCAGCGGAATCAAAATTTTAAGAgaactcggagagcgcgcgtgcGAGTTAGAAAATGGGCGACCCGCGCAGACCTTCATCAAGGACAAATTGGGCGAAGATAGATGACGTTGGGAGCAATTGCCAAATGTTGCAGTGACCGTAAGGGtagagaaatttttttttctgtcaagcAAGTACAAAAACATATGCAATGTCAGTCAGGATCAAATAATTTTAAAATAAAGCAAGCGACAAGGTATGGGCGGCGGTGTGGCCGAGCGCAGCTCATTTGTACACGCGATATATAAGGACGCACGTAGATTCGCGTGCCGCTGACAGATAGGACACGCAGCCATTCGTGGGCACGCGTATAGAAGAGACCGTTTCGAGTCACGCGTGCAGCCTCTTTCTGCGTAATTAATTACATAAAGCGGCGAATAATTAACGATGTACAAATTTTGCGCGGAGTCAATGCGACATGGGACCGGAGCTAAGTAAGCCCATTAGCTAGGCTTACAATGCAACTCCGAACATTCGAAAGCCCTCGATGTTGAAAGCGACTGCCGCCCTTCTTTCCGATGTATGGCAGTGCCAGCAGTCACAGAAAAGCTCAAATCAAAGGGccaccaaatgaaaaaaaaattaaacgggTGAGATCGAAGGATTATTCGTCTAGATGTCTATCATAATTTGGCGTATGCAAAACTGCCACTGAAGGCCCCGCGCAgctgctcctcaatttgaatTGGCCGCGCCAAAGCGGACAACTTGACGTAATTCCCACGTGACCCGTCCCTCTGTCGCTCTCTGTAAATCAGCTAGTGCTGACGTAACTTGAGATAGTATAAAACAGGTGGCGCCACTTCACTTTTCCTTTCTCGTTCTTTTCTCGCTTACAAGACATCTATTCTGCAGCGCAAAGCACCTAAGTGGGGGAAGAACAGAGTGCGATTCGCGTGAGATCGCCGAGGCCTGCTACATAAAAACAATATGGAGACAGTTACGCAAGGCAACCCTCCGTGACACGTGACAAAGAATTTGCTCTTATGAACCTGCGCGCCCCTTAATTTGCCATCTTTTTTTTACTCTTAATTTATGTTAACACGTGTTTTAATACGTCGGCACGTCTACTATGTTCCTGGACCTGTCGACATTGCCCCATGTCTGCGATGACCTTCTCGCCTTCTATTACATTTACATATATACGTTCTTTGACAAACAAGACTCAGTTGGTGGTCAGCGCTTGCGTTTGTGCCTCTTTCCGCTAAACCACGCACCTATCTTTCCGCTAAACCACGCACATATATTTCCGCTAAACCAAGCACCTATCTTTCCTCTAAACCACGCACATATATCTTTGCGCTAAACCACGCACCCATCTTTCCGCTAAACCACGCACCTATCTCCCCGCAGTTCGGTGCTTTGCGCTGCATTCGCGCCACGAAGAGAGTCCCAACGTCGTGCTGCTTCTTACCCTGCGGCAGGAGGAACGGCGGCAGCCCGAGCAGGTACTGCCGGTGCGATATCTGCAGCTGCTGCATGATCTGGTGCTGCTGGAGCGCCAGCTGCTGGAGCTGCAGCTGGAGCTGCTGTCGCCCCGGTTTGCCGCTCGCCGACcccttgccgccgccgccgggggATGCGTCCTGCAACGGAGGAGAGGCCCTTCGCTGAGCACACTGGACATTCGGCACGCGGGACAACCGAATATTTAATTAAAGAGTTTTCCTCTACAAAGATTACTAGAGCGAACTCTGGCGTCTATAGTGTCTACGGGATCCGCATGCATGGCCGTTCGTCCGATATGGGAACGCTGGTTAGTACTTGGATATTTGCCGAAACTGATCGTCCTTGTGGCTTCAAGCGGCTTTGCGACATTGCATATTGAAAACATATCTCTTATAAACGAATCATTCGCAATGAATATGCATGTGAGGAGAGAATTACTGCTTTCATGCGTTCCGTAAAACACTATGATTTCTCgaaaatttagaaagataagcCGTAATAAATTGCCCCCTTCGGACGTCTGAAGCCAGCAGCACGAAAGTTACCAGCGTTGTTACCAGCGTATTACCGCTTAGTATCAGCGAATTGTTTCTGCCGTGCACCCCACCGGTAACACGGTAAAATCCCCCAAAATTTTAATACGTTCACGGACAAGCCTAAACACTATATTCCAATTGCTAAAGCTGAACGATCTATCGAAGCGCAAGCGTTCGCTCCAGCAATTTTGTATAGGGAAACTCCATGGGCCTGAATGGATCGTGTAAGAGGAAAAGGAGGATCTTCTTCACCTGAGAGGCGATAGCAGCTCCTCCGTGGGACGAGGAAGAGCCGCTGTTGAGTCCGTTGAGCTGCTGCAGGACCTGGCTTTGCTGGACCATGATGAACTGTAGCTGTTCCTGCAGGTGCGGGATCACCGTCTCCAGCTGcttctgttgctgctgctgctgttggtgctgctgcaaagAATGCGGAAGCAAGAGGATGAGCGTGGCCTGAATTCGATGCTCATCGAGAACGatgatatataaatatatatatatatatatatatatatatatatatatatataatttccgCTAAACCATGCGCCTATCTGTGCGCTAAACCTCGCACCTATCTTTCCGCTAAACCAATgcaccatcttatatatatatatagcaaggaCAGCAAACGAGACACAGAATAGCTCGCCGCAACAAGAAACACGGGAGCTTTAGTGTCTCCTGTTgttattgctgctgctgctagttGTTGTCgtattttaaaaattttgtttagATGTAGAAACATGGGAAGGCAGGCCACGTCAGAGCCGGCTATCCCAAAGTCCCACATTCGCTGCTCAAGTTGAGTATAGGGTGGTTttctgggccagttggtgcatgacAATAGTGTGATGGCTGCAGCGGGTGTACATACATAAACACACGCGCACATAGAACATCTCTCGATTTCACATGCTGTTGTTGTTCCCAAAagcgagctccgagacacttgcACAATTTATTTACGGCGTAAGAGCCAAGTAGAGAGAGAGACGACAGTGTCGAATTTCAAGCACGATCGCCATGCAGACTTACGCAAGCTATTGCTCCAACATAGCCCGTGGAATGGGAACTGCCTCCCGACTTTGGCAAGTGACAGCGTTCGCATGCTCGCTTCAGGAGAACACCTCGCACACGACGCGACAACGCTATTCGAGGgacggcgcaaaaaaaaaaaaaaaaaaaaaaaaaaaacagtacattTCTTAGTTTCTTTATTCTCCACCCGGACAGTTAGCACCCATCTCTGCAACATCACCTCACACCCGGTGTTCTTCCTTGTTTTCTGGTTTTTATTTTCATCCCTTCGCCACCGCAGCGTCGTCGAAGGGTATCTATTGCACGCCATTGGCCAACAAAGGCGTGGACCGCGTGAAAACAAAAACACCCCATGCGCTCCACCGGCCACaggaaaaaaagcgtttttttttttaagtataccCCGGCAGGGCGTGGGTGCGCAGGCGTTTTTTagcgctgattttttttttctctctcattcaGAGTCGAAGCAACCACGCCCAGCATTTTGGTGCtgcagcctctctctctctctcgcctgaATACGACTACGTCGCCCACCACACCAAGCACGCGTTTGTTCAACCTTCGCGGTGAGAAgaataaaacagaaaaagaagagatgaAAATAAAATTAACATAGAAACACAAGGTAACGTCGTTAGTATTCTGGCACTTTCTTCTCGTCTCTCTGCCGTTTATTCCTGGCTCCTCTAACATAACATtagttaaaaaaacaaaacatttttttgaaAGAGTGTCGCTAGCACATGCAAGATGAATGTATGCAGAGAATGACGACGAGTCCAAGTAGTATGCGCTGAATTCCCGGCTAAGAGTGGCGTACTATCAAGAGATCGCATATGCCTCGTAGTTTTTGTAACCAtcgtttttttttaagagtgaaaaaaaaaagtgaacgagcttggaaatgaaaaaaaaaggaataaaggagagagagagaaaacagccACAAAGATCAAAGACGAGCTGTTGTCCCTCGACGCAAGCGAATATTATTACGCCAGCACGCGAGCAGCGGACAGTCCTTGGTACTGTGCGCCCGTACCCTAATGCTGCGATGAACTGCTGGCCTGACAGTAtgttagctgtttttttttttttgtaaccatTTTTCGTCGCACTTGTTACTTTATCTTGTCTGTTTCGGCTAGTTCTCGTGTCCGTGCATGGTGTCAGCAATGCACT encodes the following:
- the LOC119466368 gene encoding forkhead box protein P2-like isoform X2; the encoded protein is MHGAGIEEFVGPSTSPNAGYHCRRFAPVPWILMCAGGGESCGSAATSLHGVHSECNTGVSAVQEQPLPPPPPLPLHAGVMKWVKEDERMMDHEAELEAAINLSTGQTTAAVRASSATPTTNGVPHEDDITAQTPLGTSKTQQLHLQLQQRAAAAVAAASSAAGWPGGGDSKGALPQGAGGTGNSGTGAPMGGGGTSPDLSPLLVMNSLAQQQVQQLLQQQLLSPAQLQQILATQQQTFLFQQQHQQQQQQQKQLETVIPHLQEQLQFIMVQQSQVLQQLNGLNSGSSSSHGGAAIASQDASPGGGGKGSASGKPGRQQLQLQLQQLALQQHQIMQQLQISHRQYLLGLPPFLLPQALNTDLQGLWKDGVASGLDVDGGPLKGLNGLLGSAAAAAAVAAQHQQQQQQQQQSQQQQQQQQQQHAPPGPPPPLGMPTAQHPPTSQSSGTRLVNGNNTVLQSALQGLQSSHHQQQLQQHHSASSAGSLCHGPNEAGSASSSPSTFQQQLGKEERSSGASGANSGHALYGHGVCKWPGCDAECEDYQAFVKHLNTEHQLDDRSTAQARVQMQVVSQLELQLDKERDRLQSMMAHLHMKPPNGSPSGSGNKDSPFASCSPPPSSSSVCLQLLSSTPKPATSSPQALLPISPSPPPLAMSSPLMTSRLLGLPSSTQPPGSGPIRRRLSDKGVSPLSGMEIASLPDSPIRRRVAERANLDITEEIQRNREFYKSADVRPPFTYASLIRQAIIESPDKQLTLNEIYNWFQNTFCYFRRNAATWKNAVRHNLSLHKCFMRVENVKGAVWTVDEIEFYKRRPQRLQDRIAGGLPVPSQQVGQRSVRSPTLQQSPGLYGESLNASLQAALAESNLSFLSAAISGTAVSTAASIAGGVVMPGARPPSAGNGPLSSPVVSSGGLLPAAPQLHGDAAAAERFVAGMLGQGLPGERLTSNGVHIKQEPVVEEPSSDLEEPMEATPDQLVTGSVLEDDLGSDEAPRPSDGIDAAIGGRDSATEREDNEEAEDLSLSSSTTTPCETPVSNST
- the LOC119466368 gene encoding forkhead box protein P2-like isoform X1, with product MHGAGIEEFVGPSTSPNAGYHCRRFAPVPWILMCAGGGESCGSAATSLHGVHSECNTGVSAVQEQPLPPPPPLPLHAGVMKWVKEDERMMDHEAELEAAINLSTGQTTAAVRASSATPTTNGVPHEDDITAQTPLGTSKTQQLHLQLQQRAAAAVAAASSAAGWPGGGDSKGALPQGAGGTGNSGTGAPMGGGGTSPDLSPLLVMNSLAQQQVQQLLQQQLLSPAQLQQILATQQQTFLFQQQQHQQQQQQQKQLETVIPHLQEQLQFIMVQQSQVLQQLNGLNSGSSSSHGGAAIASQDASPGGGGKGSASGKPGRQQLQLQLQQLALQQHQIMQQLQISHRQYLLGLPPFLLPQALNTDLQGLWKDGVASGLDVDGGPLKGLNGLLGSAAAAAAVAAQHQQQQQQQQQSQQQQQQQQQQHAPPGPPPPLGMPTAQHPPTSQSSGTRLVNGNNTVLQSALQGLQSSHHQQQLQQHHSASSAGSLCHGPNEAGSASSSPSTFQQQLGKEERSSGASGANSGHALYGHGVCKWPGCDAECEDYQAFVKHLNTEHQLDDRSTAQARVQMQVVSQLELQLDKERDRLQSMMAHLHMKPPNGSPSGSGNKDSPFASCSPPPSSSSVCLQLLSSTPKPATSSPQALLPISPSPPPLAMSSPLMTSRLLGLPSSTQPPGSGPIRRRLSDKGVSPLSGMEIASLPDSPIRRRVAERANLDITEEIQRNREFYKSADVRPPFTYASLIRQAIIESPDKQLTLNEIYNWFQNTFCYFRRNAATWKNAVRHNLSLHKCFMRVENVKGAVWTVDEIEFYKRRPQRLQDRIAGGLPVPSQQVGQRSVRSPTLQQSPGLYGESLNASLQAALAESNLSFLSAAISGTAVSTAASIAGGVVMPGARPPSAGNGPLSSPVVSSGGLLPAAPQLHGDAAAAERFVAGMLGQGLPGERLTSNGVHIKQEPVVEEPSSDLEEPMEATPDQLVTGSVLEDDLGSDEAPRPSDGIDAAIGGRDSATEREDNEEAEDLSLSSSTTTPCETPVSNST